From the genome of Mucilaginibacter paludis DSM 18603:
GCCCGATACCTCGCTATCGCTCAAACCGGGCCCCATATTGGGCAACTTTTTAAAGGTTTTGAAGGAGCCTCAGTTTTCAACCTACGCATTTACCGGGGCCGTGGCCTTTTCTGGCTTATTTGCTTATGTGGCTGGCTCACCGCTGGTTTTTATGGATATTTTTCATTTAGACGGAAAAATATACGGCTGGATCTTCGCCGGCCTGTCCATTGGTTTTATCGGTTGCAGCCAGGTTAATAATTTAGCTATGCGCTTTTATAAAAGCGAGCAAATTGTACGCGTAGCACTTTTTATCCAGGTTATATCCGGATTATTGTTTGTTACCGCAGCAGTTAATGGCTGGCTGGGCTTAGTAGGAACCGTTGTTTTTATATTTATCTTTTTATGCTGCCTCGGCTTTATCAACTCAAACGCGGCAGCCTTATCGCTGGCACCATTCAGTAAAAACGCGGGTAGTGCGTCTGCCTTAATGGGTTGCTCGCAATTGGCTATAGGCGCTTTCACTTCGTTTGCCGTTGGCGCCTTTGATAGCCATACCAATATTCCATTAGCCGCAATTATGGCTGCATCATCGGTTATTGCACTCGTTATTTTATTAATTGGCCGCAGGCAAATCAAAAACCAGGTTGAAGTAAGCGATGAAGCAGGTATGGCGATGCATTGAATGATTTTTGATTGATTGATTTTTGGGAGTGAGTGAATTATTGATTTGAGTAATTATAAGTAATGGACCCGGCCAACCGAAAAAAAACAGGGATGACGTTTGAACCTTATAGACTGTTAGGTGCAGATAGGAAAAGCGGGCAAAGGCCGGACTGCACGCCGGGCCGGGAGCTGGCCTCGCGGGCGGAAGGTTCGGGCAGTCTTGATTTTTTTGGTTACTTTTTGTATCAAGACAAAAAGTGACAAGCCTCTTCCCGCGGCGACTGAGCGGGACGATGTTCTAATTTAAGAATACTGATTGTCGGAGCAAACATAGCACATTGATAATCAGTGCACCTAATATGATGCATACTTACCGCTTTTAGAAGTTCCCTCCTCACCTCGGGATGACATAATGTAGATAAATTAAGCACTGACAATCAATAACTTACATGAGCGCCATTATAAACTCACCCATCTTTGCTATTATCAATTTTTCGGTTTAACCAAACTCGCCGGGCTCACCTCATTACTCAGCAGGTTGCCAAACAATTGCCAACGTTTATCCGGTGCTTTATCTGTGCCGCCGTTTTGCTCTATGTAGTTTTTAACCAGGTCTTGCCCATAGTTATAGTTGATTACGTAGCTGCGGTATTTCTTAATAAAGTCTAATGATTTTTCAGCCGATTCATCGTTCATCAGGCCGTATTTTTTAAGCCAGCTTAAAGCCTTGCTGCGGTTCATGTTATTGTTCATCAGGCCTCGGGCTACCTCGTTGCGCACGTAATTCAATTTCCCCCGTATGGCCAAAGCTTTAAAATAAATGGCTATACCGGCAGTATCCAACCCGGCAAGGGGCAGTAATACAGCTCTGGTAAATTTAACCTTATCATCGCCCGGAAAGGCTACCTCAATACCATAGTTGGCACTCCCCTCGGCAATTAACGATTGCGGACTGAACAGCGGGTACATCGATAGCTCCACCCATCCCCTATCGCGATACAGGTTTTTCTCCAACAGCATGTTGTATACATGGTGGCCGGGGTAACTCTCGTGGCTGCCTACGTCGATAGCACGGTCTATAAAAATATTCAAGTCGGTATTGATCTGCACTAAGCTTTTATAATTGCCTTTGTACCAGTTATAGCCGCTCCAGGGTTTATGCGTTACAAACTCAAGGGTAAAACTCTCGTTGGCGGGCAGCTGGTAATGGGCTTTGGTGCGCTTACGTGCTTCGGCTATGGCGGCATTCATCACCGGTTCAAGTTTATTTTTAGGGATGATAAAATGATTAGCCAGCTTTTGAAAACGATCGTTCACGTTTCCCTTGCCCGGCAAGATGCTATCCAGCGCGGCTAACGAGGTTTTAAAGAACGCTTCATCCTGTACCGGAGCCACTACGCCAAAAAGATCCTCCGACTCGGCATCGAACGATTCATATTCGCCGCTGAAGATCCTGATCCGGCGGTTAAAGGCCCTGAGCTGATCGTAAATCCAGTTAGCCCTGT
Proteins encoded in this window:
- a CDS encoding multidrug effflux MFS transporter, with translation MTKKEHFFRILILGFLTALGPFSIDMYLPGFPAIANDLHTTVNEVALSLSSFFVGLAAGQLLYGPMLDRFGRKNPLYIGLVLYIIASLGCMAAHSIQALILLRLVQAIGSCAAAVASVAMVRDLFPVEENAKVFSLLMLVVGASPMIAPTVGGYITAAYGWQLVFAILAAIAVLILLAVIFKLPETYKPDTSLSLKPGPILGNFLKVLKEPQFSTYAFTGAVAFSGLFAYVAGSPLVFMDIFHLDGKIYGWIFAGLSIGFIGCSQVNNLAMRFYKSEQIVRVALFIQVISGLLFVTAAVNGWLGLVGTVVFIFIFLCCLGFINSNAAALSLAPFSKNAGSASALMGCSQLAIGAFTSFAVGAFDSHTNIPLAAIMAASSVIALVILLIGRRQIKNQVEVSDEAGMAMH